In Candidatus Defluviibacterium haderslevense, the following are encoded in one genomic region:
- a CDS encoding T9SS type A sorting domain-containing protein produces the protein MKKCLFLLPLIIIKSLFAQTVSTISTYHNIGVSLSFSIPPLSGTTANLYVKKQSATNYILAHPLVRISNTMFGGSLVQLEENTAYDIKITSNHFADVITTATTKNSFYTQVNTLVYYVDSVAGNDNNAGTTITAPFRTLGKALNTLNVAGTTVYLLNGTYYEGDYSLSKSGATNNPITLRNYPGHHPIINGTDTAFNPRWVLHNATSNVYKTSSSAQPLHAYQNGKHMFHYLNLNDLVNKKWNEPNGFYHDGTTFYVRFPDGSNPGSNNVTIPKYTQAIEMYQQSNIVIKGISFCYYGYGDYPRALYIHASSYVMVDSCDFHHTHIGVALKRNADFNTVQHCTFNESPKSQMNWDAVKSGGVDYEAGGVSVYTSNLPNQGNVYRYNTFTDMFDAMAPGSEDYAGYSSNTDIYDNVMNEIGDDGISLDGVAINIRVYNNVITNYLAGISAAPLSIGPSYIFRNLLVNSNSSGWKSNSIYTPYPFKFNVNSSFTTDWVFLYHNTSFSDIPACDGFLFKNYSNWNNIISLNNIYMGANYALNNQSNINPVSFDYDNLFTTHSSKLFYWNGTTYSSLSAFTAATSQEANAVVTNPAFVSIPNLDFHLSSSSPAIDKAMVVPGFSDGFNGLSPDMGKYEYGTVSGINNNIFSEIYIYPNPSNGDFIIVSKGDLEIYNLLGEKIFEQKLIADKTEIALKNLARGVYCIKIIAGNKIYSQKISIQ, from the coding sequence ATGAAAAAATGTTTGTTCTTACTTCCTCTGATCATTATTAAGAGCTTGTTTGCACAAACCGTTTCAACAATAAGCACTTACCATAATATTGGAGTTAGTCTGTCTTTTTCAATACCGCCTTTATCTGGCACTACTGCAAATCTTTATGTTAAAAAACAAAGTGCCACAAACTATATTCTTGCCCACCCTTTGGTCCGAATTTCAAATACGATGTTTGGCGGAAGCCTTGTTCAGTTAGAAGAAAACACAGCTTATGATATTAAAATTACATCGAATCATTTTGCAGATGTAATAACAACAGCTACAACTAAAAATAGCTTTTACACTCAAGTCAATACTCTGGTATATTATGTTGATTCAGTTGCCGGAAATGATAACAATGCAGGAACAACCATTACTGCTCCTTTTAGAACTTTGGGTAAAGCATTAAATACATTAAACGTTGCAGGAACAACAGTTTATTTATTAAATGGAACGTATTATGAAGGAGATTATAGTTTGAGCAAATCGGGTGCAACAAACAATCCTATCACTCTTCGAAATTATCCTGGACACCACCCTATTATAAATGGAACTGATACAGCTTTTAATCCTAGGTGGGTGCTTCACAATGCTACCAGTAATGTCTATAAGACAAGTTCCTCTGCACAACCTTTGCATGCCTACCAAAATGGAAAACACATGTTTCATTATTTAAACTTAAACGATTTAGTAAACAAAAAATGGAATGAACCCAATGGTTTTTATCATGATGGAACAACATTTTATGTTCGTTTTCCTGATGGTTCTAATCCAGGCAGTAATAACGTAACTATTCCAAAATATACTCAAGCAATTGAAATGTATCAACAATCAAACATTGTAATTAAAGGTATATCATTTTGTTATTATGGATATGGAGATTATCCTCGAGCTTTATATATTCATGCATCTAGTTATGTTATGGTTGATTCTTGCGATTTTCACCATACACACATAGGTGTAGCCCTAAAAAGAAATGCTGATTTTAATACCGTTCAACATTGCACATTTAATGAATCTCCAAAATCACAAATGAACTGGGATGCCGTGAAATCTGGTGGCGTAGATTATGAAGCCGGAGGAGTTTCTGTTTATACTAGTAATTTACCAAATCAAGGAAACGTATATAGGTATAATACCTTTACCGATATGTTTGATGCTATGGCTCCTGGATCGGAAGATTATGCTGGATATTCGAGCAATACAGATATTTATGATAATGTCATGAACGAAATTGGAGATGATGGTATTTCATTAGATGGCGTTGCAATAAATATTAGAGTATATAACAATGTCATCACTAATTATTTAGCCGGAATATCTGCAGCACCACTATCCATTGGCCCTTCTTATATCTTCAGAAATTTATTGGTCAATTCAAATTCCAGTGGATGGAAATCCAACAGTATTTATACGCCCTATCCTTTTAAATTCAATGTAAATTCATCTTTCACTACCGATTGGGTATTTCTTTATCATAATACCAGTTTTTCTGATATTCCGGCTTGCGATGGATTCTTATTTAAGAATTATTCTAATTGGAATAATATTATTTCGCTCAACAATATTTATATGGGTGCTAATTATGCACTTAACAATCAAAGCAACATTAATCCAGTAAGCTTTGATTATGATAATTTATTCACAACACATTCCTCGAAATTATTTTATTGGAATGGCACAACTTATAGTTCATTATCTGCCTTTACAGCTGCTACTTCCCAAGAAGCGAATGCCGTAGTAACAAATCCAGCATTTGTTTCAATTCCGAATTTAGATTTTCATCTTTCTTCATCTAGCCCCGCAATCGATAAAGCAATGGTCGTTCCCGGATTTAGTGATGGCTTTAATGGGTTAAGTCCCGACATGGGGAAATATGAATACGGAACAGTATCCGGAATAAATAATAATATTTTTTCAGAAATTTACATTTATCCTAATCCTTCAAATGGAGATTTTATTATTGTGTCGAAAGGAGATTTGGAAATTTATAATTTGCTTGGAGAAAAAATATTTGAACAAAAATTAATTGCCGATAAAACAGAAATTGCCTTAAAGAATCTAGCTAGAGGAGTTTATTGTATTAAAATTATTGCAGGCAATAAAATCTACTCGCAAAAAATATCGATTCAATAG
- a CDS encoding AAA family ATPase, producing MNQTDSIPINNDLNSLEDKLVFSLNPEQHDVLDQIHTHAGVLFLTGKAGTGKSTLLNIYKRLHQNNLIILAPTGVAAINVRGQTIHSFFRFPPGWIQAKDYKLISSSMVKKIDRIIIDEISMVRADMLDHIDHILRLSTHKNIPFGGIPMLWIGDLYQLPPIVSSPEERSYFKTEYESPYFFSAHVMKELKSFQLVELSHIFRQQDKRFIKLLNEIRLNDADHETLDEINERCVPIPSDQSNVIITLTSTNAAAQQINLKKLEEIDHPSKIYTAKIEGLIKPSQYPLDQHLLLKQGAQIMTMRNDPGKNFVNGSLGIIEELKENSIIVRIENQDKAIEIHPVIWEIIRYTMEGTEIKTDVIGSFTQLPVKLAWAVTIHKSQGKTFEHVIIDLGKGAFENGQVYVALSRCKTLDGIYLTQKLSWKDIRTDERVTEFLQQWA from the coding sequence ATGAACCAAACTGACTCGATACCCATAAATAATGACCTAAATAGTTTGGAGGATAAATTGGTGTTTAGTCTGAATCCTGAACAACATGATGTACTAGATCAGATTCATACCCATGCAGGTGTTTTGTTTCTTACCGGAAAAGCAGGAACTGGTAAGTCGACCTTGTTGAATATTTATAAAAGGCTCCATCAGAATAATTTAATCATTTTGGCGCCGACCGGAGTTGCTGCTATAAATGTTCGAGGACAGACGATACATTCCTTTTTTAGATTTCCGCCAGGATGGATCCAAGCCAAGGATTATAAGCTTATTTCTTCATCTATGGTGAAAAAAATCGATCGCATCATTATCGACGAAATAAGTATGGTTCGAGCTGACATGCTGGATCATATAGATCATATACTGCGTTTGTCTACACATAAAAATATTCCATTTGGTGGTATTCCGATGTTATGGATTGGCGATTTATATCAACTTCCACCCATAGTCAGTAGTCCTGAAGAAAGAAGCTATTTTAAAACAGAATATGAGTCTCCCTATTTCTTTTCTGCCCATGTTATGAAAGAATTAAAATCATTTCAATTGGTAGAACTCAGTCACATTTTCAGACAACAAGACAAACGATTTATTAAACTTCTTAATGAAATACGATTAAATGATGCGGATCATGAAACTTTGGATGAAATCAATGAACGTTGTGTACCCATCCCATCGGATCAATCCAATGTAATCATTACACTTACATCTACTAATGCTGCTGCACAACAAATCAATCTGAAGAAATTAGAAGAAATAGACCACCCTTCGAAAATATATACAGCAAAAATTGAAGGTTTAATTAAACCTAGCCAATATCCACTCGATCAACATTTGTTGTTGAAACAAGGAGCACAAATCATGACGATGCGCAACGATCCTGGGAAAAATTTTGTAAATGGGAGTTTAGGAATTATAGAGGAATTAAAGGAGAATAGTATCATCGTTAGAATTGAAAATCAAGATAAAGCAATAGAAATTCATCCTGTAATTTGGGAAATTATAAGGTACACTATGGAAGGCACTGAAATAAAAACAGATGTCATTGGATCCTTTACTCAATTACCGGTTAAATTAGCATGGGCTGTTACCATACATAAGAGTCAGGGCAAAACATTCGAACATGTTATAATAGATCTTGGCAAAGGAGCATTTGAAAATGGACAGGTTTATGTTGCGTTAAGTCGTTGCAAAACACTGGATGGTATTTACCTCACTCAAAAGTTAAGTTGGAAAGACATCCGGACTGATGAACGGGTTACTGAGTTTTTGCAACAATGGGCTTAA
- a CDS encoding tRNA-(ms[2]io[6]A)-hydroxylase, producing the protein MKLNLDLKYPSPTAWIDAVLADFNAFLQDHADCERKASAMAMSLVAKYPDRLEILPDLIDTAIEELEHFKLVYELMQSRSIGLQHQIKEDPYIKALMQKLHSGREERFLDHLLIGSVFETRGAERFRLIEEHLTDPEYKKFYKMLWVSEAKHGHLYVKMALNYYPESQVYKRLEWWMEQEAEVVKNLEIRAALH; encoded by the coding sequence TTGAAATTAAACTTAGATTTAAAATATCCCAGTCCAACAGCATGGATTGATGCTGTTTTGGCTGATTTTAATGCCTTTCTACAAGATCATGCAGATTGTGAGCGCAAAGCTTCAGCAATGGCGATGAGCCTCGTTGCTAAATATCCGGATCGATTGGAAATTTTACCCGACCTGATTGATACCGCAATTGAAGAGTTGGAACATTTTAAATTGGTCTATGAGCTCATGCAATCCAGATCCATAGGACTGCAGCATCAAATCAAAGAGGATCCCTATATCAAAGCTTTAATGCAAAAGTTACACAGTGGTCGTGAAGAACGATTCTTGGATCATTTGCTCATAGGTTCCGTCTTTGAAACACGTGGTGCTGAAAGATTCAGACTTATTGAAGAGCATCTAACTGATCCAGAATATAAAAAATTCTACAAGATGCTATGGGTATCTGAAGCCAAACACGGCCATCTTTATGTAAAAATGGCTTTGAATTATTACCCTGAGTCCCAAGTTTACAAAAGATTGGAATGGTGGATGGAACAAGAGGCTGAGGTTGTAAAAAATTTAGAGATTAGAGCGGCACTGCATTAA
- a CDS encoding T9SS type A sorting domain-containing protein, whose protein sequence is MKNTFCSRSQILIFILLITSKPIDISSQGMWEPITSPVASNITNMIGTKIGVLFIAMPYSGIQYSLDHGESWQFKNEGLNEFTKTILMAAAEQSEVYLANENKLYKLSDIKDDWKLTNYSGPKISKLYAGVQNKLFCVSGKQVFMSSDGGSSFSLYLTSPIMYGEITDFSYNGNDQNFFVDGMNKSTLYKFNDSGIQLDSLAHYTNTLTNLVWHPNGTLFVKSDSKNKIYNELTHQLEDYFQFPPSTQRSSGYLLKDEYDNLLSQSTPPYLSIDGGNTWRALANIKWPQTYYEYNFNKNICFLDKQIFISSNDCQLPTLDRYDHFDADQNDLSGIISLPSVFSIISDTTGNLIVSKCQYQYNKFSFFNIFNPKINKWNPLKVNGEDVLAIKKSSFNRYYAICINKTYYSDDFGTTWDTLKTKLKGYQLDIVISPLKELFFVGAHDAIGKSNSEGSDFKWIQTVTCCDGIITQMFFHPNGRIYLVYSNEYMLFSDDRGETFNSYISFDYFSGPKEMNAIGDIFTLGPSLYTIDYDLKKQIYIDTFGVGSKIVGIDKTDKVFVYDPKKGLFQCNKQGCKPFDMTGLPYPHSFVRTIYEDDQHFLYAGMLNDQIYKYSKPFATQTDHIVHSDQSYIVYPNPFSGNVHLAFDASREKNNHIIIENLSGVVIFEAISLNSNLNIETSLWPSGIYIVQVNNKEFKKLVKL, encoded by the coding sequence ATGAAGAATACGTTTTGTAGCAGAAGTCAGATATTGATCTTTATTCTATTGATAACATCTAAACCAATTGATATTTCTTCTCAAGGAATGTGGGAACCCATAACCAGTCCAGTTGCTTCTAATATTACGAATATGATAGGCACCAAAATTGGTGTTTTATTTATTGCTATGCCATATTCTGGAATTCAATATTCGCTTGACCATGGTGAGAGCTGGCAATTCAAAAACGAAGGTTTGAATGAATTTACGAAGACCATATTGATGGCTGCAGCAGAACAATCTGAAGTATATCTGGCCAATGAAAATAAGTTATATAAACTAAGTGACATCAAAGATGATTGGAAATTAACCAACTACTCTGGACCTAAAATCAGTAAATTGTATGCCGGAGTTCAAAACAAGCTTTTTTGTGTATCTGGCAAGCAAGTTTTTATGTCCAGTGATGGTGGAAGTTCATTTTCTTTGTATTTAACTTCTCCCATAATGTACGGAGAAATTACTGATTTTTCATACAATGGAAATGACCAGAATTTCTTTGTAGATGGAATGAACAAATCAACACTTTACAAGTTTAATGACTCTGGAATTCAACTGGATAGTTTAGCTCATTATACTAACACATTAACAAATTTAGTGTGGCACCCAAATGGAACCTTGTTTGTAAAGTCTGACTCTAAGAATAAAATATATAATGAATTGACTCATCAATTGGAAGATTACTTTCAATTTCCTCCTTCCACACAAAGAAGTTCAGGATATCTGCTTAAAGATGAGTATGATAACTTATTGAGTCAAAGTACACCCCCATATTTGTCAATAGATGGAGGCAATACATGGAGAGCTTTAGCTAATATTAAATGGCCACAAACATATTACGAATATAATTTTAATAAAAATATTTGCTTTTTAGATAAACAAATATTTATTAGTTCAAACGATTGTCAACTTCCTACTCTAGATAGATATGACCATTTTGATGCGGATCAAAATGATTTATCTGGTATAATTTCTTTGCCATCTGTTTTTTCTATAATCTCAGATACAACGGGAAATTTAATTGTATCAAAATGCCAATATCAGTATAACAAATTCAGTTTTTTTAATATTTTTAATCCTAAAATTAATAAATGGAATCCTTTAAAAGTAAATGGTGAAGATGTATTAGCCATTAAAAAAAGTTCTTTCAATAGATATTATGCAATTTGTATAAATAAGACCTACTATTCTGATGATTTTGGAACAACATGGGATACACTCAAAACTAAATTAAAAGGCTATCAATTAGATATAGTAATCTCTCCTTTAAAAGAATTGTTTTTTGTTGGTGCTCATGATGCAATTGGAAAATCTAATTCAGAGGGCTCGGATTTCAAATGGATTCAGACTGTTACTTGTTGTGATGGAATTATTACTCAAATGTTTTTCCATCCAAATGGTAGAATTTACTTAGTTTACAGTAATGAATATATGCTCTTTTCAGATGATCGAGGAGAAACTTTCAACAGTTATATTTCATTTGATTATTTTTCAGGCCCTAAAGAAATGAATGCAATAGGCGATATTTTTACTTTAGGACCAAGTCTTTATACTATTGACTATGATCTTAAAAAGCAAATTTACATTGATACTTTTGGTGTAGGATCAAAAATAGTTGGCATTGACAAAACAGACAAAGTTTTTGTTTACGATCCCAAAAAAGGACTTTTCCAATGCAATAAACAAGGTTGCAAACCTTTTGATATGACAGGATTACCATACCCGCATAGTTTTGTTAGAACCATTTACGAAGATGACCAACACTTTCTTTATGCGGGCATGTTAAATGATCAGATCTATAAATACTCCAAACCTTTTGCAACACAAACTGATCACATTGTACATTCTGATCAATCATATATAGTATATCCCAATCCGTTTTCTGGAAATGTACATTTAGCATTTGATGCATCAAGAGAAAAAAACAATCATATCATTATTGAAAATTTATCCGGTGTAGTTATTTTTGAAGCAATTTCCTTAAATTCAAATCTTAATATTGAAACCTCACTTTGGCCATCAGGAATTTATATTGTGCAAGTCAATAATAAGGAATTTAAGAAATTGGTAAAACTTTAA
- a CDS encoding type II toxin-antitoxin system RelE/ParE family toxin: protein MVRIKWLRLAKDDLKDIYNYINIDSKRYTNLQIERIQRRTQVLKKQILLGIIVEELGNPRIRELQEGNYRILYRIVSEKEVHILMIHHSARDLKRHLK, encoded by the coding sequence ATGGTCCGAATAAAATGGTTAAGATTAGCTAAAGATGATCTTAAGGACATTTATAATTATATCAATATTGACTCTAAACGATACACTAATTTACAGATTGAAAGAATTCAAAGGCGTACACAAGTTCTAAAAAAGCAAATATTGCTAGGTATAATTGTTGAAGAATTAGGTAACCCTAGAATAAGAGAATTGCAAGAAGGAAATTATAGAATTTTATACAGGATAGTTAGCGAAAAGGAAGTTCATATCTTAATGATACATCATAGCGCTAGAGACTTAAAGAGACATTTAAAATAA
- a CDS encoding alpha/beta hydrolase has translation MKRIIVISSLTLLTFILFSCRKNVSKKEKVEEHIEIENEGVKIAYQDLGDGDTCLLFIHGWAINKEYWQDQVEYFQKRCRVVTIDLPGFGKSGRNRTDWSVEKYGEDISKILTELKLKNVILIGHSMSGAIIVETALKNPDKIIGIVGVDNFKDFGVVHTEADKERFRETYKKLRTNYTIFVRELAHKYLFSPSTDSTIKAKVINNFISADSAIAAETAERNDEYPLNEKLKAVSRSLFLINSSEYPTDTIKFMESKISYKLYLVGPTGHYPMIEAPDRFNKALDSIITRMNIHN, from the coding sequence ATGAAACGAATAATTGTAATTTCCAGTTTGACTCTTTTAACTTTTATACTTTTTTCCTGTAGAAAGAACGTTTCTAAGAAAGAAAAAGTAGAGGAGCACATTGAGATAGAGAATGAAGGCGTAAAGATTGCCTATCAGGATTTGGGAGATGGCGACACTTGCCTGCTATTTATACACGGCTGGGCAATAAATAAAGAATATTGGCAAGACCAAGTAGAATATTTTCAAAAAAGGTGTCGGGTAGTAACCATTGATTTACCAGGGTTTGGAAAATCAGGCAGAAATAGAACTGATTGGTCAGTTGAAAAATATGGGGAGGATATTTCAAAAATTTTGACTGAATTAAAGCTCAAAAATGTAATTCTGATTGGGCATTCAATGAGCGGAGCAATTATAGTAGAAACTGCTCTCAAAAATCCGGATAAAATTATAGGAATAGTTGGTGTTGACAATTTTAAAGATTTTGGGGTCGTTCATACCGAAGCAGACAAAGAACGTTTCAGAGAAACGTATAAAAAATTGAGAACAAATTATACAATATTTGTTCGGGAGTTAGCTCATAAATATTTGTTTTCACCATCAACAGATAGCACTATTAAAGCCAAAGTAATTAATAATTTTATTAGTGCCGATTCAGCTATCGCTGCCGAAACCGCAGAAAGAAATGATGAGTATCCTTTAAATGAAAAATTAAAGGCAGTAAGCAGGAGCTTATTTCTTATCAACAGCAGTGAATATCCTACAGACACAATCAAATTTATGGAGTCTAAAATATCCTATAAATTATACCTTGTTGGACCTACTGGGCATTATCCTATGATTGAAGCACCAGACAGATTCAATAAGGCATTAGATAGTATAATTACTAGAATGAATATTCATAATTGA
- a CDS encoding T9SS type A sorting domain-containing protein: protein MRKLIFTTTIALVFMNVTMTQITDWESRGIGGGGALYNPSFNPIDPSEIFTVCDLGAVFKTTNNGNLWTNIPFTQLVGWHESQMIYSNNQTRYMISSVNEENTALTSLDGGVSWKPLNNYPQANTAVYYINCDYNKPNRLVISHYDGLYFSSNGGMSYTTIKSANDLFIGGSVFFGDTIIVATAIGLQVSQNGGNNWKEVSLTGLPSGERIKSFAAARINNQIRCAILTFNQGDIYPGYTPSDGYQGYAKGIYTLEGISGTWKNVTNNVNLSSNDPIFIGMAENDLNVIYAAGGSASGEPTVLKSINAGQSWTNTFMTSQNKNISTGWSGAQGDRAWTYGEAAWGFSVAKWNSNIAAMTDLGYIHTTQNGGLTWEAKYVNPNSLNPININTPKLKNYKGCGLENTTSWQILWADSNTMHVGFSDINGISSKDKGETWSIINGLNSNSVYRLVKHTNGIIYAATSSIHDMYQTTRIQDGTLDNGRGTIAMSADNGISFTLMHDFNNPVVWIATDPTDDNRMYASVIDGSIGGIYTTTNLKAGTSSTWTKLPNPPRTQGHPFNIVVLKNGDLVVTFSAHANSNRSTFYNRSGVFYSKDKGQTWMDRTDVNMQYYTKDITIDPSDPSESTWYATAFQGWANTPRGTNGLYKTKDKGITWTPILKDMNINSCTINPKNTKEMYVCSESNGLLVSSDHAAFSPIFNPVNSYVYQHPERIFFNPYNNEIWATSFGNGIRKGIEKIQTGVFQNDDKSISLSLYPNPAQDQLSLTNLGSEINYRIIDLYGHLLITGFTVNHSLSISMIPPGLYFLLIDHKVLRFVKK, encoded by the coding sequence ATGAGAAAATTAATATTTACAACAACAATAGCATTAGTATTCATGAATGTTACGATGACACAGATTACTGATTGGGAATCGCGTGGTATAGGTGGTGGAGGCGCCTTGTATAATCCATCATTTAATCCAATTGACCCCAGTGAGATATTTACTGTGTGTGATTTGGGAGCTGTATTTAAAACAACTAACAATGGTAATCTTTGGACTAATATTCCCTTTACGCAATTGGTAGGGTGGCATGAAAGTCAAATGATTTATTCCAATAATCAAACACGCTATATGATCAGTTCAGTTAATGAAGAGAATACTGCATTAACAAGCTTAGATGGGGGAGTTAGTTGGAAACCATTGAACAATTATCCACAAGCTAATACTGCCGTTTATTATATTAATTGCGATTATAATAAACCAAACAGATTGGTCATTTCTCACTATGATGGGCTCTATTTTTCATCTAATGGTGGGATGAGCTATACTACGATTAAATCAGCCAATGATTTATTTATAGGTGGTAGTGTTTTCTTTGGAGATACGATTATTGTTGCCACAGCAATTGGTCTGCAAGTATCTCAAAATGGGGGAAATAACTGGAAAGAAGTTTCATTAACTGGTCTACCATCGGGAGAACGAATCAAATCTTTTGCAGCTGCCCGGATCAATAATCAAATTCGATGTGCTATATTAACTTTTAATCAAGGTGATATTTATCCTGGTTACACACCTTCCGATGGATACCAAGGTTATGCAAAAGGAATTTACACTTTGGAAGGCATTTCTGGAACTTGGAAAAATGTAACCAACAACGTCAATTTATCATCTAATGATCCTATTTTTATAGGTATGGCGGAAAACGACCTTAATGTAATATATGCGGCTGGAGGAAGTGCATCAGGAGAACCTACAGTTTTGAAAAGCATTAATGCTGGACAATCCTGGACTAACACATTTATGACAAGCCAAAATAAAAACATCTCTACAGGTTGGTCTGGTGCTCAAGGTGACCGCGCATGGACCTATGGTGAGGCTGCATGGGGATTCAGTGTTGCTAAATGGAATAGCAACATAGCTGCAATGACTGACTTAGGATACATTCATACCACACAGAACGGTGGGTTAACCTGGGAGGCTAAATATGTTAATCCAAACTCATTGAATCCAATAAATATCAATACACCTAAACTTAAAAACTATAAAGGATGTGGTCTTGAAAATACAACCAGCTGGCAAATATTATGGGCGGATAGCAACACGATGCATGTTGGATTTTCTGATATTAACGGCATTTCGAGTAAAGACAAAGGTGAAACCTGGAGCATCATTAATGGCTTAAATTCAAATAGTGTTTACCGCCTTGTGAAACATACCAATGGAATTATTTATGCTGCGACTAGTAGTATTCATGATATGTATCAGACCACAAGAATTCAAGACGGAACCTTAGACAATGGGCGTGGAACTATTGCCATGAGCGCAGATAATGGCATTTCATTTACCCTAATGCATGATTTTAATAATCCGGTGGTATGGATTGCAACAGATCCAACTGATGATAACAGAATGTATGCTTCAGTTATTGATGGCTCAATTGGCGGTATTTATACCACAACTAACCTGAAGGCAGGAACTTCAAGCACCTGGACAAAACTACCCAATCCTCCAAGAACTCAAGGTCATCCATTTAACATAGTCGTTTTAAAAAATGGTGATTTAGTAGTTACATTTAGTGCGCATGCGAATTCAAATCGCAGTACATTTTATAATCGCAGTGGCGTGTTTTATAGCAAAGACAAGGGTCAGACCTGGATGGACAGAACGGATGTAAACATGCAATACTATACCAAAGACATCACCATTGATCCTTCTGATCCATCAGAAAGTACTTGGTATGCTACAGCATTTCAAGGATGGGCCAATACGCCAAGGGGCACCAATGGGCTATATAAAACCAAAGATAAAGGCATCACATGGACTCCTATTTTGAAGGATATGAATATTAATTCATGTACTATAAACCCTAAAAATACCAAAGAAATGTATGTCTGTTCAGAATCCAATGGATTGTTGGTATCATCAGACCACGCTGCTTTCAGTCCAATATTTAATCCGGTAAATTCCTACGTCTATCAGCATCCGGAGCGTATTTTTTTTAACCCCTATAATAATGAAATTTGGGCAACATCTTTCGGAAATGGGATTCGTAAAGGAATAGAAAAGATACAAACCGGAGTGTTTCAAAATGATGACAAATCTATTTCACTTAGTCTTTATCCTAATCCGGCACAAGATCAATTGAGCTTAACAAATTTAGGATCAGAAATAAATTATCGGATTATTGATTTATATGGGCATCTTTTGATTACAGGTTTTACGGTAAATCATTCATTATCAATATCCATGATTCCACCTGGCCTTTACTTTTTGCTAATAGACCATAAGGTCTTACGATTTGTTAAAAAATAA